In Pungitius pungitius chromosome 2, fPunPun2.1, whole genome shotgun sequence, a single window of DNA contains:
- the LOC119211609 gene encoding histone H2A-like — protein MSGRGKTGAGKARAKAKTRSSRAGLQFPVGRVHRHLRKGNYAQRVGAGAPVYLAAVLEYLTAEILELAGNAARDNKKTRIIPRHLQLAVRNDEELNKLLGGVTIAQGGVLPNIQAVLLPKKTEKPAKSK, from the coding sequence ATGTCTGGAAGAGGAAAGACCGGAGCCGGCAAAGCGAGAGCCAAGGCCAAGACCCGCTCGTCCCGCGCCGGCCTCCAGTTCCCCGTGGGCCGCGTCCACAGACACCTGAGGAAGGGTAACTACGCCCAGCGCGTCGGCGCCGGGGCCCCGGTGTACCTGGCGGCGGTGCTCGAGTACCTGACCGCTGAGATCCTCGAGCTGGCCGGAAACGCAGCTCGCGACAACAAGAAGACCCGCATCATCCCGCGTCACCTGCAGCTGGCGGTGCGCAACGACGAGGAGCTCAACAAGCTGCTGGGCGGCGTGACCATCGCGCAGGGCGGCGTGCTGCCCAACATCCAGGCGGTGCTGCTGCCCAAGAAGACCGAGAAGCCCGCCAAGAGCAAGTAG
- the LOC119211120 gene encoding CCR4-NOT transcription complex subunit 2-like isoform X3 gives MMPQVTRGMFGANRKKFMEGGIESDYTDDSSLYYTQQSMFPPHRPDKDMLASSSSSSTGQLSQLGASLYGPQSALGFPMRGMNSSAAPQLSRSGLNQSANQLPSHASAANTGTMHTPPSPSRGILPMNTRSVLNHSQQVGGPTGQSGGMGGVGVERGGGGGRSGMGSPSRSSPSIIGMPKQQQARQPFTINSMSGFGVNRNPGYNMNNSLSNNIFNGTDGSENVTGLDLSDFPALADRSRRDGGSNPTPLLNPLAGRAPYVGMVTKPSSEQSQDFSIHNEDFPALPGPNYQSKDPSSASEDSKTNLNSSGKPASNSDGPKFPGDKSSAPSNNNQQKKGIQVLPDGRVTNIPIGMVTDQFGMIGLLTFIRAAETDPGMVHLALGSDLTTLGLNLNSPENLYPKFASPWASAPCRPQDIDFHVPSEYLTNIHIRDKLAAIKLSRYGEDLLFYLYYMNGGDLLQLLAAVELFNRDWRYHKEERVWITRAPGMEPTLKTNAYERGTYYFFDCLNWRKVAKEFHLEYEKLEERPHVPSTFNYNPAQQAF, from the exons ATGATGCCCCAG GTGACACGCGGTATGTTTGGTGCTAACCGGAAGAAGTTTATGGAGGGAGGGATAGAGAGCGACTACACGGACGACTCCAGCCTCTACTACACCCAGCAGTCCATGTTCCCCCCACACCGCCCTGACAAAGAC atgttggcctcttcctcttcttcctcgacGGGTCAGCTCTCCCAGCTGGGAGCCAGTTTATACGGCCCACAGA GTGCTTTGGGGTTTCCCATGCGAGGTATGAACAGCAGCGCCGCGCCTCAGTTAAGTCGAAGTGGTTTGAACCAATCAGCCAACCAGCTGCCGAGTCACGCCAGTGCAGCCAACACGGGCACCATGCAcacgcccccctccccgagcAG GGGGATTCTGCCCATGAACACCCGCAGCGTGCTGAACCACAGCCAGCAGGTGGGGGGGCCCACGGGGCAGTCGGGCGGGATGGGGGGCGTGGGGGTGGagcgggggggcggaggagggaggagcggCATGgggagccccagccggtcgtcGCCCAGCATCATCGGGATGcccaagcagcagcaggcgcGGCAGCCCTTCACCATCAACAG CATGTCGGGCTTCGGTGTGAACCGGAATCCAGGCTACAACATGAACAACTCTTTATCCAACAACATCTTCAACGGCACAG ACGGCAGTGAGAACGTGACGGGGTTGGACTTGTCGGACTTCCCGGCGCTGGCGGACCGGAGTCGACGGGACGGAGGATCGAACCCGACGCCGCTGCTCAACCCGCTGGCCGGCCGGGCCCCGTACG TTGGCATGGTAACCAAGCCGTCCAGTGAGCAGTCGCAGGACTTCTCCATCCACAACGAAGACTTCCCCGCCCTCCCGGGGCCCAACTACCAATCAAAAGACCCCAGCAGCGCCAGCGAGGACAGCAAAACG AATCTAAACTCGTCGGGAAAGCCCGCCTCCAACTCTGACGGTCCAAAGTTCCCCGGCGACAAGAGCTCGGCGCCTAGCAACAACAACCAGCAGAAGAAAGGGATCCAGGTGCTTCCCGACG GGCGCGTGACCAACATCCCTATCGGCATGGTAACGGACCAGTTCGGGATGATCGGCCTGCTGACGTTCATCCGGGCGGCGGAGACGGACCCCGGCATGGTGCACCTGGCGCTGGGCTCCGACCTCACCACGCTGGGCCTCAACCTCAACTCCCCCGA GAACCTCTACCCGAAGTTTGCGTCTCCGTGGGCGTCGGCTCCGTGTCGACCGCAGGACATCG ACTTCCACGTGCCCTCGGAGTATTTAACCAACATCCACATCAGAGACAAG CTAGCAGCCATCAAGTTGTCTCGGTATGGTGAAGACCTGCTCTTCTACCTCTACTACATGAACGGAGGAGACCTACTACAACTCCTGGCTGCAGTAGAACT GTTCAACCGGGACTGGCGGTACCACAAGGAGGAGCGGGTCTGGATCACGCGGGCCCCGGGGATGGAGCCCACGCTGAAGACCAACGCCTACGAGAGGGGCACCTACTACTTCTTCGACTGCCTCAACTGGAGGAAAGTGGCCAAG GAGTTCCATCTGGAGTACGAGAAGCTAGAAGAGCGACCTCACGTTCCCTCCACGTTCAACTACAATCCCGCCCAGCAGGCCTTCTGA
- the LOC119211120 gene encoding CCR4-NOT transcription complex subunit 2-like isoform X1 — MMPQVTRGMFGANRKKFMEGGIESDYTDDSSLYYTQQSMFPPHRPDKDMLASSSSSSTGQLSQLGASLYGPQSALGFPMRGMNSSAAPQLSRSGLNQSANQLPSHASAANTGTMHTPPSPSRGILPMNTRSVLNHSQQVGGPTGQSGGMGGVGVERGGGGGRSGMGSPSRSSPSIIGMPKQQQARQPFTINSMSGFGVNRNPGYNMNNSLSNNIFNGTDGSENVTGLDLSDFPALADRSRRDGGSNPTPLLNPLAGRAPYVGMVTKPSSEQSQDFSIHNEDFPALPGPNYQSKDPSSASEDSKTRSHVLTRPIFSECFFPPFLSNQNLNSSGKPASNSDGPKFPGDKSSAPSNNNQQKKGIQVLPDGRVTNIPIGMVTDQFGMIGLLTFIRAAETDPGMVHLALGSDLTTLGLNLNSPENLYPKFASPWASAPCRPQDIDFHVPSEYLTNIHIRDKLAAIKLSRYGEDLLFYLYYMNGGDLLQLLAAVELFNRDWRYHKEERVWITRAPGMEPTLKTNAYERGTYYFFDCLNWRKVAKEFHLEYEKLEERPHVPSTFNYNPAQQAF, encoded by the exons ATGATGCCCCAG GTGACACGCGGTATGTTTGGTGCTAACCGGAAGAAGTTTATGGAGGGAGGGATAGAGAGCGACTACACGGACGACTCCAGCCTCTACTACACCCAGCAGTCCATGTTCCCCCCACACCGCCCTGACAAAGAC atgttggcctcttcctcttcttcctcgacGGGTCAGCTCTCCCAGCTGGGAGCCAGTTTATACGGCCCACAGA GTGCTTTGGGGTTTCCCATGCGAGGTATGAACAGCAGCGCCGCGCCTCAGTTAAGTCGAAGTGGTTTGAACCAATCAGCCAACCAGCTGCCGAGTCACGCCAGTGCAGCCAACACGGGCACCATGCAcacgcccccctccccgagcAG GGGGATTCTGCCCATGAACACCCGCAGCGTGCTGAACCACAGCCAGCAGGTGGGGGGGCCCACGGGGCAGTCGGGCGGGATGGGGGGCGTGGGGGTGGagcgggggggcggaggagggaggagcggCATGgggagccccagccggtcgtcGCCCAGCATCATCGGGATGcccaagcagcagcaggcgcGGCAGCCCTTCACCATCAACAG CATGTCGGGCTTCGGTGTGAACCGGAATCCAGGCTACAACATGAACAACTCTTTATCCAACAACATCTTCAACGGCACAG ACGGCAGTGAGAACGTGACGGGGTTGGACTTGTCGGACTTCCCGGCGCTGGCGGACCGGAGTCGACGGGACGGAGGATCGAACCCGACGCCGCTGCTCAACCCGCTGGCCGGCCGGGCCCCGTACG TTGGCATGGTAACCAAGCCGTCCAGTGAGCAGTCGCAGGACTTCTCCATCCACAACGAAGACTTCCCCGCCCTCCCGGGGCCCAACTACCAATCAAAAGACCCCAGCAGCGCCAGCGAGGACAGCAAAACG CGCTCTCACGTCCTGACTCGTCCCATTTTTTCGGAATGTTTTTTCCCTCCGTTTTTGTCCAATCAGAATCTAAACTCGTCGGGAAAGCCCGCCTCCAACTCTGACGGTCCAAAGTTCCCCGGCGACAAGAGCTCGGCGCCTAGCAACAACAACCAGCAGAAGAAAGGGATCCAGGTGCTTCCCGACG GGCGCGTGACCAACATCCCTATCGGCATGGTAACGGACCAGTTCGGGATGATCGGCCTGCTGACGTTCATCCGGGCGGCGGAGACGGACCCCGGCATGGTGCACCTGGCGCTGGGCTCCGACCTCACCACGCTGGGCCTCAACCTCAACTCCCCCGA GAACCTCTACCCGAAGTTTGCGTCTCCGTGGGCGTCGGCTCCGTGTCGACCGCAGGACATCG ACTTCCACGTGCCCTCGGAGTATTTAACCAACATCCACATCAGAGACAAG CTAGCAGCCATCAAGTTGTCTCGGTATGGTGAAGACCTGCTCTTCTACCTCTACTACATGAACGGAGGAGACCTACTACAACTCCTGGCTGCAGTAGAACT GTTCAACCGGGACTGGCGGTACCACAAGGAGGAGCGGGTCTGGATCACGCGGGCCCCGGGGATGGAGCCCACGCTGAAGACCAACGCCTACGAGAGGGGCACCTACTACTTCTTCGACTGCCTCAACTGGAGGAAAGTGGCCAAG GAGTTCCATCTGGAGTACGAGAAGCTAGAAGAGCGACCTCACGTTCCCTCCACGTTCAACTACAATCCCGCCCAGCAGGCCTTCTGA
- the LOC119211120 gene encoding CCR4-NOT transcription complex subunit 2-like isoform X2, which produces MFGANRKKFMEGGIESDYTDDSSLYYTQQSMFPPHRPDKDMLASSSSSSTGQLSQLGASLYGPQSALGFPMRGMNSSAAPQLSRSGLNQSANQLPSHASAANTGTMHTPPSPSRGILPMNTRSVLNHSQQVGGPTGQSGGMGGVGVERGGGGGRSGMGSPSRSSPSIIGMPKQQQARQPFTINSMSGFGVNRNPGYNMNNSLSNNIFNGTDGSENVTGLDLSDFPALADRSRRDGGSNPTPLLNPLAGRAPYVGMVTKPSSEQSQDFSIHNEDFPALPGPNYQSKDPSSASEDSKTRSHVLTRPIFSECFFPPFLSNQNLNSSGKPASNSDGPKFPGDKSSAPSNNNQQKKGIQVLPDGRVTNIPIGMVTDQFGMIGLLTFIRAAETDPGMVHLALGSDLTTLGLNLNSPENLYPKFASPWASAPCRPQDIDFHVPSEYLTNIHIRDKLAAIKLSRYGEDLLFYLYYMNGGDLLQLLAAVELFNRDWRYHKEERVWITRAPGMEPTLKTNAYERGTYYFFDCLNWRKVAKEFHLEYEKLEERPHVPSTFNYNPAQQAF; this is translated from the exons ATGTTTGGTGCTAACCGGAAGAAGTTTATGGAGGGAGGGATAGAGAGCGACTACACGGACGACTCCAGCCTCTACTACACCCAGCAGTCCATGTTCCCCCCACACCGCCCTGACAAAGAC atgttggcctcttcctcttcttcctcgacGGGTCAGCTCTCCCAGCTGGGAGCCAGTTTATACGGCCCACAGA GTGCTTTGGGGTTTCCCATGCGAGGTATGAACAGCAGCGCCGCGCCTCAGTTAAGTCGAAGTGGTTTGAACCAATCAGCCAACCAGCTGCCGAGTCACGCCAGTGCAGCCAACACGGGCACCATGCAcacgcccccctccccgagcAG GGGGATTCTGCCCATGAACACCCGCAGCGTGCTGAACCACAGCCAGCAGGTGGGGGGGCCCACGGGGCAGTCGGGCGGGATGGGGGGCGTGGGGGTGGagcgggggggcggaggagggaggagcggCATGgggagccccagccggtcgtcGCCCAGCATCATCGGGATGcccaagcagcagcaggcgcGGCAGCCCTTCACCATCAACAG CATGTCGGGCTTCGGTGTGAACCGGAATCCAGGCTACAACATGAACAACTCTTTATCCAACAACATCTTCAACGGCACAG ACGGCAGTGAGAACGTGACGGGGTTGGACTTGTCGGACTTCCCGGCGCTGGCGGACCGGAGTCGACGGGACGGAGGATCGAACCCGACGCCGCTGCTCAACCCGCTGGCCGGCCGGGCCCCGTACG TTGGCATGGTAACCAAGCCGTCCAGTGAGCAGTCGCAGGACTTCTCCATCCACAACGAAGACTTCCCCGCCCTCCCGGGGCCCAACTACCAATCAAAAGACCCCAGCAGCGCCAGCGAGGACAGCAAAACG CGCTCTCACGTCCTGACTCGTCCCATTTTTTCGGAATGTTTTTTCCCTCCGTTTTTGTCCAATCAGAATCTAAACTCGTCGGGAAAGCCCGCCTCCAACTCTGACGGTCCAAAGTTCCCCGGCGACAAGAGCTCGGCGCCTAGCAACAACAACCAGCAGAAGAAAGGGATCCAGGTGCTTCCCGACG GGCGCGTGACCAACATCCCTATCGGCATGGTAACGGACCAGTTCGGGATGATCGGCCTGCTGACGTTCATCCGGGCGGCGGAGACGGACCCCGGCATGGTGCACCTGGCGCTGGGCTCCGACCTCACCACGCTGGGCCTCAACCTCAACTCCCCCGA GAACCTCTACCCGAAGTTTGCGTCTCCGTGGGCGTCGGCTCCGTGTCGACCGCAGGACATCG ACTTCCACGTGCCCTCGGAGTATTTAACCAACATCCACATCAGAGACAAG CTAGCAGCCATCAAGTTGTCTCGGTATGGTGAAGACCTGCTCTTCTACCTCTACTACATGAACGGAGGAGACCTACTACAACTCCTGGCTGCAGTAGAACT GTTCAACCGGGACTGGCGGTACCACAAGGAGGAGCGGGTCTGGATCACGCGGGCCCCGGGGATGGAGCCCACGCTGAAGACCAACGCCTACGAGAGGGGCACCTACTACTTCTTCGACTGCCTCAACTGGAGGAAAGTGGCCAAG GAGTTCCATCTGGAGTACGAGAAGCTAGAAGAGCGACCTCACGTTCCCTCCACGTTCAACTACAATCCCGCCCAGCAGGCCTTCTGA